The sequence TTTCCAATCGATTTTCCAATTGATGTATTTCAGTTCAGATTTTTtatgtcatgggaaaaaaccaaaaatcgaaaaagtatatggtttttGCGGCAATTAAATGTATTgtgtaattttaatatttttaatttttttgtattataaattatttgtcACTAAATTTTCTTTCCATATATTAATTCTTTACGAGATTTTGGAAAATAGTTAGTTTTAGGAGTTTTGGCAAataaatcacgaactatttcgagtttgcaattttaacgcgacttttgaagtgtggagaattaaatcaccatcttttcaatttttgcaatttcgtccccccaattttttttcggTCGTCTAAGTGTTAAATTGGAGGTTACATGGATTAGTAAATATAGTGCCGTTTTTGTGAGGCTTAAATGGCGTCTTTTCgcacaatttcaattaattttttcttcaaattataaagaaattgtttttgcaccataattttcaatattcatcaattttatagaaaataacgTCGTAATATGAATATTATGTGGcgaactaatccacgtaaactcCAATTCAACAATCCgacgatcgaaaaaaaaaattggggggacgaaattgtaaaaattgaaaaggtgatgatttaatttgccacacttcaaaagtcacgttaatattgcaaattcaaaatagttcgtgattttatttgccaaaaccccttagttttattatatttttatgaagttACATGTTTTGTGAAAGTGAAGCTTATCATTTGAGATGAGACTCCTATAATACACAAATATTGTTTTGAGGCTTCAGATCAAAATTTGCAAGATATACGAGCATCTACTGAATCTAATAAAGATTTTCTTTTTGAGGGCAAAACTATTGTTTCCGATGGTGATTTTCTGAAAAGTTTACCAATGATCCCAAAATATTATAGATAACAAAATTATTAAATCTTCTAATATTTGGAGTAATTCTACGTTCTTAGATTGATAATGAATATGAGATTTTAGCAACTTTCATCTAATAATGAAGCTCATGAATTGAAAGAATTTACTGATTGGATTTCAAGTTTGGAGATGAAATCATTGGCGATTCAAAGTATAGCCATAGTTGTTAAAATAGCAAGCGATATTTTGCACGAGAATTATGGAGATTCATTGCATCATTGCATGAGATAGTGGTTTTGTTATTATGTGTTATGTATGTGTGCATATATTTCCCACATTCATTTTGTATTGTTGTTGATAGTGCGATTTTGCTCACGtccattttttgtattttttttccccTTATGTTAGGCCTCCATAACCATGCGGACCGGGTCAATCCACGCTTCCCCCTCCTCTCTTTGCAaatgttattttttataaaagcaaatgatactttgtataaaaataaataatacattataaattatatttttaataacaaaaaatgatattttgttAGATGGATCGGGGTGGATTAGAGCGGGGTGGGCGTGGATTGACTCAAACCGCATAATACGATCACCTTGACCAGTGAATATACATTTATGTACTATTAATTATTCtcacatataaaattttaaatattcatAAACTGTGCATCGCATGGGTATAACActagtttataaataaacctttaattttattataatcataaaTTTTCTatgcaattttgaatttgatttccaATGAAATATACATTGAGAAATAGTACTATGTTGCATTTTTTGTCATGCTTAAATAATTGCTCTCTTCCTGGGACAACATTGAGCTTGTTTTTTCGACATTTTTGTTGCTGAATTCCCTTGTGTTTCAATATGTTTAGGCggatcaaacaaaacaaatgGAATTTGACAACTTTCCTAacttgcaatttttatttttatttcaaaattccaTATTTTATTCCAACTTGAAGACTTGGATGTTGttttctaaattaattaatcttgtACAAATCTACCCACTGTCTTCAACCTATTGGGAAATTTCTAAGTTGAAGATGTTTCAACAATAAGTTCATATTTTAACTAccataattttcataattataatattttaataattattgatttataatattaataggacctatatatttataaaaaaggttctataaaaaattattattttttattttattaaaattgatgatttttgaATTGACCCAAGTTGGGATATAAGAAATTTATTAGTTCGTagaattgattaatttattcaGTGTTATTTTAAAAAAGGGTTTACTTATTTTAAAAAGGGGTTTACTATAATTATAGAATTAAATGACCAAATtgttaattgaaaaattaaatataatagatattatatctatatttttttattttatcaaataaaataacattaattatccGTATCCTCTTTTTTACTACTACACTACACTGTAGGGCCAACCGAGATATCTTATCTTACCTTAGCTGTTGATGTGATTGTGAAAGGTAGAAGAAAGCTAGCCACATATTGTTTCTGATAATAATGGAGAAGATAAAGCCATTGTTACTTTACACATTGTTTCTTTGTTGAACCTAACTAAGATTCTATCAAATTCTTGACCGAAATTTTCAGGAAAAATATACACTGCTTTTCCTTCAACTGAGATTGATCATGGCGGCCTATGCAGCCTTAGTTTCCCTTATGAATACAATCGATCAGATCGAGCACCACCCTTCCCCTCCAATTTGTATCGACAAACAACAAGTTGAATCTCTCGCTCAAATTCTTACCTTTTTGCAGGAATTTCTTGAAAGTTATAAGTCCCCTGTTTCTGACGGAGATGAAGCCGATCCTCTGGAGATGCGTATTGTAGATGCAGCTCATGCCGTTGAAGATGTTATCGAATCACATATTGTGAACGTGATTGAACTGGGTAGATCTAATCCCAATGAAGTCAGTTTCATCAACTTGTATCAAGATCTACAACAAGTGATTGAAGAAATGAATCTCTAACTCAAATTGTTACCTTCTTACAGGAACTTTTCGAATGCTGTGACTCCTTTTCTGACTACACCGATGTAGAAGATCTGTTGGAGATGCCTTTTGCGGCTGAAGAAGTGAATTCTAGAGAGGAAGTCAGTTGCATCGACTTCTATGAAGATCTACAGCAAGTGATTGAAGAAATGAATGTGATCAAGAAGGAAGCCATGGAAACTTCAGCTGAAGCTCAGCTGCAGAGAAAGGTCTCCTCGACTCGAGCTGGCTCATTGACGTCTTCTTCTACAGTGAAGGAAAGCATGATGGTGGGCTTTGACGACGTGGTACTTCAACTCTTGGATAAGCTCACTGGAGGGAACCGTAACCGCCAAATCATCCCAATCACAGGGATGGGCGGGattggtaagaccactcttgcccgAAATGTTTTTGAGCATGCCCTCGTTAAGGAGCATTTTGATATTCATGCGTGGACTACAATTTCTCAAACTTATAATGTTAGAGAAACACTTAGACAAGTTCTTCACCAAGTAACTGGAAATTTGGGTAGTGATATGAGTGATGAGAACGAATTGGGAGAACAATTGTACAAGTATTTATACGGTAGGAGGTATATTATAATactggatgatatgtggagtataGAGGTATGGGACAAGATGAGGATTTTCTTTCCCGATTACAATGATGGGAGTCGAGTAATCGTAACAACTAGGCTCTCAAACTTGGCTACTAAGTTGACAAACTCTAACAGCATTGGTATGAGATTTTTAGATGATGTTTTCAGCTGGAGTTTGTTCTCCAAAACTGTATTTGGGGATGAGGATTTTCCTCTTCATCTGGAGGAAATCGGAAAGAAAATTGTTGGGAAGTGTAAGGGACTTCCTTTGTCGATTGTTGTGATTGGGGGTCTTTTGGCAAAGTCCGAACTTACACTGGAGTATTGGGAGCACATAGAGAAAAACTTAAGCTCAATAGTGAAttcggaaaatgatgaatattggTTGAGAGTATTGAAACTGAGCTATGACCATTTGCCTGTGTATCTGAAGCCTTGTTTTTTGTACACGGGGATGTTTGGGGAAGATCAGAGAATTGGAGTCTCAGAACTCATGAGACTATGGGTTTCTGAAGGCTTTCTCAAACCAATAATCAATAAAAGCTCGAAAACAATTGCCAAGGAGTATTTGAAGGAGCTAGTCGATAGAAACCTCATTCTAGTTCATGAGTTGGGTAAACTTGGGAATATTAAGTTCTGCAAAATGCATGATTTACTGAGAGATCTATGTTTGAAAGAAGCTGAAAAGCAGAGGTTTTATTATGTCTTAGGACAACATTGTCCTCGAGGGATAAATAGCCTACGCCGCATTGTTATTCCCAAAAGCACTTCACATACGACAGTCAAGGATGCAATGGAAACTATGTCGTCACGTGCTCGTTCTTTCATATGTCATGCTGATACGGTTCCAGAATCGCTAGATTTCAGATTTTTGAGGACATTGACTACAGATAAGGATTCCAGAGGGTATTTAGAAGAAAATGTGTTTCAACTGGTGAACTTGAGGTACCTTTCAGGTGAATTTCGTAAGGGGTTCCAAATCCCTTCTTCAATTAGTCTGCTGTGGAATCTACACACACTAATTGTTTCCATTTGGGGTGGTGAACCTACAACTGCACCAGTAGAAATTTGGAAAATGCATCAGCTTAAGCATGTCGAGTTCGGATCTCCAGGAATGTATCTCCCAGATCCTCGGAGCGGGCATAGTGATGTTATGATGGAGAATCTAGAGACGCTCAAAGGGGTGCTTGATTTCAACTTGAATGAAGAAATGGTTAAGATAATTCCCAATATCAAGAAACTGTTTATAATGTACCTGCTTAAAGTAATGGAGAGAGTGAAGTGCCTCAGCTATCTGAGTAAGCTGGAAATCTTGGCGTGCATTATTGATGTTGGAAGTGATGCTGAGTATCTGCAGAGTATTAGCTTCCCGCTCTCACTCAAGAAGCTGTCACTTCAATGCGGAAAGTTGTTCCATTTGGAGGAAATTCTGGAAAAGATAGGTTCATTACCACATCTTGAGAAGCTCCAACTGGTGTCTGGGCAGTTTGCAACACGCAGATGGGAAATAGTTGAAGGCCAATTCCCCAGCCTCAAATACTTGAGTTTGGGGGCGTGTGGGGATATGGAATGTTGGACGTTAGAGGGCTCCTGCTTGCCACGCCTTGAGCAACTTCATCTCACGTGGATGTGGTCGTTGGAGGAGTTCCCTTCAGAAATTGGAGAAATACCAACACTCAAATCAATTGGATTGCGGAATTGCAGTGAATCAATGGTTGTGTCTTTGAAAAAGATAGTAGAGGAACAAGAGGAATTACAAGGAGAGCCATCCATTCATGTTCTAGTTAAGTCATCCAACGTCAGCCAAGAACTGCAGAGCTTGGCAACTCCCAACTTTCGTGTAGTCAAATGGTAGTTTGATGTGATGAGGAATTGAATTGTGGGAATACTAATTTGAGTGATTAATTTTCAATCTCTCTCTTCCTTCTTCTAAGCGCCGGATCATATAtggctttctttttattttactaataaattaattaatttatcacaAATCTTTTCTATTCATCTTCTTAGTTACCTAAATTACTGGAGTTCAATCCTCAATTCTCTCATCCtaaatccaaataaaaaaaaacccaCGCTTCGCAAAAACACACTATTTTTCCTTATAACTTTGTATTttgcttatttttaattatttttatttttagcgaGATAAAACATGGCTCAATCTTTTAAATGCTTTAAACAAATTATTAAagggcaaatagcgtcaaaatccctATACTTTCCCCGCTTTCGCATATTTCCCTTGACTTTAAAAATTCGCGATAGAATCCTTGACTTTAAATCCCGTTCGCGTTTCTCCCTAAAAAATGATCGGCGATTTATAGAATGCTGACATGGAGTCCGAAAATCCACGTAGGATTAAATTTCGGCGTATTAAGCGACGTAGTTTTACTTAATAACGTAAAACATCGTCGTGTTCGGATCAGAATTTTTAGAACCGCCCTCACCGCCGGCCCCAGTGCCGGTGCCGTCTGCGACCTCAAAATTCTCATCATCTCTTTAAAGAAACACGGCTTCAATTTCTCCAAAAAATTCGAACTCGTCACTTCTATGGCATTTATAGTACAATTAGGGCATCAGTCTTGGCTGAAATTTCTAATTTGCCGTTCAAAATCCACAGAATCGATTGAAAAAATTGAGGGTTTTTTTCTTCAACGATCTGCTTGTTCTCCGCCGTGGGGGACCAAGTCAGCCGTCGTCGAAACATTTCTTCACATAAGAATCATCTATTTGGCGGCGCCGGCCTCCGCCATGCACTGCTGATTCTTCCCGTCTTCGTCGCCAACGAGCTCCTCCAATTTGCTCAGGGCCTCGAGATTCTCCGATCTGCTCCGCCGGCTGCCCGCAGTGCGGATGAGCTTGATGACGGCGGAGCGGTGGAGGGGGGACTTGGGAGTCGGGATCCTATCGATCCTGCTCTTCACATTGGCGACGCACCACACCTGAATAAGCCGCCGGAGCATGTGGTTGGGAGTCAAACCGGCGGATTTGGACAGCGACAGCTTAGTAACCGggaaaacgacgacgtttttgGTTGATTTACGTGACTAAGCAAACTTAGTTAGATGACTCAGCAAAATAATGCCACATAAATGACACGTCATTGTAGTTACTCGCCGGAAACTTTATTAAGGGAAAATTACGAAATTAATCAACGGTCAAGGATTCTATCGCGAATTTTTAAAGTCATGGGAAATATACGAAAACGGGGAAAGTATAGGGATTTTGATGCTATTTGCCCATTATTAAAACTAAATACTAAAAACAAGATTTGTCTTGCTAAAtgtacaaataattaaaattaagcaAGAAATTAATTGTGCCATGGGATGAAGATGTGAAGCTATGAGAGATTGAACtttagggggcgtttactttgcacgATTAATAAAATGGATGATTGAGTATTCTTATCATCAACGATGGGATTACTCCAATCCCGCctttttctataaaataaaaatcaaacaaaattaatttaaatgataaaaataaaggGCTCAAAGTTCCAATCCAACAAAATAAAGTTTTTGACTGAGCTCAAATTACCTAAATAGAACATGAAAGGATGGATCTCCTCTTGTTCCTCTACCATCTTTTTCAGCGATACAGTCAGTGTTCATGGTCAGGAATTCAAGACACCGACAAGTCCTCTAAGAAGGCACGAAACACTGATGCATATGTTGTTTCGGTTTGCTTAACCGATCTTTCCCCTGCAGGAAAAGGAGCGGTCAAGCTATCAAAAGCAACATACGCACCGGTGCTTGTGCCTCCTTAGAGGACTTGCCGCCGGTGTCTCGATACCTGGCCATGCACATGGATATTTCTTCGATTTTGCCCGAGGCTTCCATTTTCGTGTTTGCTATGCTctaagaaaataattatgttCTAAAAATTTACCCCAAAAGTCACGTCAAATTGattcaatataaaaattaaatatttaaaataaatagtgtaAATATGAGGATTTGGACTACAAGTTAGCAACATGAATTTTgatatgaaatatatatttatgcatctaaaattgTAGtcatataaattataacatcaTTATTTTTTGcactcttatttatttattttatttttggatggtGTCAACATAAATATAGTTGAGCGTTAAATTTataatgtaaatttttttgttagaTTTCTTATGGAGAATTATAATTTATGATACTCAAACAACATTAACTCAAGTTATTTTTCAGAAgacaaaaaattattaattgcgtgcaatgtatatgttagatatTTGAATgacttcaaatattttatttatcaaaataaaaaaactaagaATGTTAGGATGCAGTCAAATAAAGAGTATTTGCTATTTGATGGGCAACATAATATTCTTAGTTGCCTAAGATattatatttcaaattataattatttgtctTCATACAAATAAATTAGTTATTATATTACACATCTGAATATATTGTGAATTAAATAAGGATCTAACTTTTATTATGCAATATACCTTACATCATGTATTGAATGGATTAAAATGACAAAAGGGGTAAAAATTTGGGACGAAGAGAGCATTAAGCAATATATCTAACATCATTTATTTGTTCTAATTACTTTAAGTTTATCTAAAATTCAAATTGACCAAAGACTTTAATCGATTGATGAATTTATCGGCGATGAAATATTTGTTTCGTCCCTGGaattattctctctctctctctagtctattctattacaaagaTATTCATGTTGTGCATCAAGCGGGTTACAACACTATTCTAGAGATGAATTATGAGTAATCAAAACAAAACAAGCAAAAATACAAACCCCATATACATTGACAAAAAGAATGCTGTTTAGATGAATCCTCACCAACTTCGATATACAAGATCAACAATTTCAATACAAAAAATTCAAGAAACTATAAGGAACACCATACCTACATCGACACAGAAGAAGCGGGCGATGGAACAACAATTCGCAACAACTTTACAACTCATACCATCTTCACCAATGTATCCTGCGCCTTTGATGAGAAAACAAGATAACATCATCCCTCATTAAAATGGAACATGGCCCTGCATTGTCAAGAGTTTCAGCGACAACGAACAAACCTGTAATATGTAGGCCTGCAATTAGAAGAAGGAAGCAGAAGCCATCAATACCACAAAGCATAGTAGTAACAACTCATCATTTCCCTCTTAATTCAAGCAACAGCTCTTTGTCCCTCGTCTTTGAGTTGTTCTGTCTCAAGATTAGGAGGCTCCATGGATtctaaaacaaacacaaactaGTCCAGAATCCCAAAATTTTACAGTCTGATAGAGGCAACGGTAGCAATATTAAAGATACCACGAGAAATTCACACAACATAAGAAATATGAATGCTACAATGAGTTAGACCCTCAAAGGCTCAAACTGTCACCAGCTTTATTAACACCATATGGATGCAAGCCGGCCTTCCCAACAACATTTTGCAGAAATCAGCTAATACATGTAGGAACGAACAACATAAACCTAAAGCCGTTCCAATACCAAATCTGTACATTATCCAAATACCGCGGGAGAAGAGGCAAATTGCATCAAAATTCATCAATGTGCCCTTAAatctagatccaaatctagttCCCTCCTACATTACAATAGGATTCGCAAATGCAAAGAGTGAAGATGGTCAAGAACAAATCACACGAATCAGCTAGTAGATATAGAAGTAAACAACATAAACCTAAAGCGGTTTCAGCAAATCTTGATCTTCAGATACCAAGAACGAATCACACAAATCAGCTAGATATGGGACTAAACAACAtaatgttggaaatatggttttaagccatatctgaaaattattatttaattaaatatttattatttaattaaaataattattggatgttaatctacatctcgagtagatcaacgtgatatacttgaagtctcaaaaccgatttccgatgagtgagatattgtatgtcaaagtttggatgttgaagagggaaaataacatttgttatgttatcccacattggaaaacatagagatgtttttcatgtataagaatagcaaagcacatggagttgataaattgacttgtgggcttgctagtgggcttgatctaagtactagcctcgcgcgcacacacacgcgcgccgccggcgacgtcgccgccgccggacgggcgggtcgggtcgggtacggTACGGTAcgggccaaggacttggatcttggcaattggtgctttggggtggtgtttgg comes from Salvia miltiorrhiza cultivar Shanhuang (shh) chromosome 3, IMPLAD_Smil_shh, whole genome shotgun sequence and encodes:
- the LOC131016788 gene encoding putative late blight resistance protein homolog R1C-3 isoform X3, with the protein product MAAYAALVSLMNTIDQIEHHPSPPICIDKQQVESLAQILTFLQEFLESYKSPVSDGDEADPLEMRIVDAAHAVEDVIESHIVNVIELGRSNPNEELFECCDSFSDYTDVEDLLEMPFAAEEVNSREEVSCIDFYEDLQQVIEEMNVIKKEAMETSAEAQLQRKVSSTRAGSLTSSSTVKESMMVGFDDVVLQLLDKLTGGNRNRQIIPITGMGGIGKTTLARNVFEHALVKEHFDIHAWTTISQTYNVRETLRQVLHQVTGNLGSDMSDENELGEQLYKYLYGRRYIIILDDMWSIEVWDKMRIFFPDYNDGSRVIVTTRLSNLATKLTNSNSIGMRFLDDVFSWSLFSKTVFGDEDFPLHLEEIGKKIVGKCKGLPLSIVVIGGLLAKSELTLEYWEHIEKNLSSIVNSENDEYWLRVLKLSYDHLPVYLKPCFLYTGMFGEDQRIGVSELMRLWVSEGFLKPIINKSSKTIAKEYLKELVDRNLILVHELGKLGNIKFCKMHDLLRDLCLKEAEKQRFYYVLGQHCPRGINSLRRIVIPKSTSHTTVKDAMETMSSRARSFICHADTVPESLDFRFLRTLTTDKDSRGYLEENVFQLVNLRYLSGEFRKGFQIPSSISLLWNLHTLIVSIWGGEPTTAPVEIWKMHQLKHVEFGSPGMYLPDPRSGHSDVMMENLETLKGVLDFNLNEEMVKIIPNIKKLFIMYLLKVMERVKCLSYLSKLEILACIIDVGSDAEYLQSISFPLSLKKLSLQCGKLFHLEEILEKIGSLPHLEKLQLVSGQFATRRWEIVEGQFPSLKYLSLGACGDMECWTLEGSCLPRLEQLHLTWMWSLEEFPSEIGEIPTLKSIGLRNCSESMVVSLKKIVEEQEELQGEPSIHVLVKSSNVSQELQSLATPNFRVVKW
- the LOC131016788 gene encoding putative late blight resistance protein homolog R1C-3 isoform X4 encodes the protein MAAYAALVSLMNTIDQIEHHPSPPICIDKQQVESLAQILTFLQEFLESYKSPVSDGDEADPLEMRIVDAAHAVEDVIESHIVNVIELELFECCDSFSDYTDVEDLLEMPFAAEEVNSREEVSCIDFYEDLQQVIEEMNVIKKEAMETSAEAQLQRKVSSTRAGSLTSSSTVKESMMVGFDDVVLQLLDKLTGGNRNRQIIPITGMGGIGKTTLARNVFEHALVKEHFDIHAWTTISQTYNVRETLRQVLHQVTGNLGSDMSDENELGEQLYKYLYGRRYIIILDDMWSIEVWDKMRIFFPDYNDGSRVIVTTRLSNLATKLTNSNSIGMRFLDDVFSWSLFSKTVFGDEDFPLHLEEIGKKIVGKCKGLPLSIVVIGGLLAKSELTLEYWEHIEKNLSSIVNSENDEYWLRVLKLSYDHLPVYLKPCFLYTGMFGEDQRIGVSELMRLWVSEGFLKPIINKSSKTIAKEYLKELVDRNLILVHELGKLGNIKFCKMHDLLRDLCLKEAEKQRFYYVLGQHCPRGINSLRRIVIPKSTSHTTVKDAMETMSSRARSFICHADTVPESLDFRFLRTLTTDKDSRGYLEENVFQLVNLRYLSGEFRKGFQIPSSISLLWNLHTLIVSIWGGEPTTAPVEIWKMHQLKHVEFGSPGMYLPDPRSGHSDVMMENLETLKGVLDFNLNEEMVKIIPNIKKLFIMYLLKVMERVKCLSYLSKLEILACIIDVGSDAEYLQSISFPLSLKKLSLQCGKLFHLEEILEKIGSLPHLEKLQLVSGQFATRRWEIVEGQFPSLKYLSLGACGDMECWTLEGSCLPRLEQLHLTWMWSLEEFPSEIGEIPTLKSIGLRNCSESMVVSLKKIVEEQEELQGEPSIHVLVKSSNVSQELQSLATPNFRVVKW
- the LOC131016788 gene encoding putative late blight resistance protein homolog R1C-3 isoform X1, which encodes MAAYAALVSLMHIIDTIEHHHSPPISIHKQQVESLTLIVTFLQEFLESYKSPVADGDEADPLEMRIADAAYAAEDVIESHIVDKLQLSRSKVAKIDTAYIAEDAVESHIVDKVQLRRSKEAKISCFFNCFGGSKNDSSNHDDEHINLYQDHGKKEAMETAAAADEGDVVGEDVSCIDFYEDLQQVIEEMNVIKKEAMETAAEAQLQRKEFLEGYKSPVADGDEADPLEMRIVDAAHAVEDVIESHIVNVIKLGRSSPNKELFECCDSFSDYTDVEDLLEMPFAAEEVNSREEVSCIDFYEDLQQVIEEMNVIKKEAMETSAEAQLQRKVSSTRAGSLTSSSTVKESMMVGFDDVVLQLLDKLTGGNRNRQIIPITGMGGIGKTTLARNVFEHALVKEHFDIHAWTTISQTYNVRETLRQVLHQVTGNLGSDMSDENELGEQLYKYLYGRRYIIILDDMWSIEVWDKMRIFFPDYNDGSRVIVTTRLSNLATKLTNSNSIGMRFLDDVFSWSLFSKTVFGDEDFPLHLEEIGKKIVGKCKGLPLSIVVIGGLLAKSELTLEYWEHIEKNLSSIVNSENDEYWLRVLKLSYDHLPVYLKPCFLYTGMFGEDQRIGVSELMRLWVSEGFLKPIINKSSKTIAKEYLKELVDRNLILVHELGKLGNIKFCKMHDLLRDLCLKEAEKQRFYYVLGQHCPRGINSLRRIVIPKSTSHTTVKDAMETMSSRARSFICHADTVPESLDFRFLRTLTTDKDSRGYLEENVFQLVNLRYLSGEFRKGFQIPSSISLLWNLHTLIVSIWGGEPTTAPVEIWKMHQLKHVEFGSPGMYLPDPRSGHSDVMMENLETLKGVLDFNLNEEMVKIIPNIKKLFIMYLLKVMERVKCLSYLSKLEILACIIDVGSDAEYLQSISFPLSLKKLSLQCGKLFHLEEILEKIGSLPHLEKLQLVSGQFATRRWEIVEGQFPSLKYLSLGACGDMECWTLEGSCLPRLEQLHLTWMWSLEEFPSEIGEIPTLKSIGLRNCSESMVVSLKKIVEEQEELQGEPSIHVLVKSSNVSQELQSLATPNFRVVKW